The Nicotiana tabacum cultivar K326 chromosome 14, ASM71507v2, whole genome shotgun sequence genome contains a region encoding:
- the LOC107792045 gene encoding GDSL esterase/lipase At4g16230-like — protein MGNPSYYRLAILGVVLQNLTICLAENVPANFVFGDSLVDVGNNNYIASLSKANFFPNGIDFGGPTGRYTNGRTIVDILGSEEVGFNLTPPYLAPTTSGPVVLQGVNYASGGGGILNESGQIFKETIDRLAVEKETILAKLLSADVQLRSVKQKGSAQAKRIEELETQLAEAKVEVESSKVMADKSIAVYRADAKAAQMEA, from the exons ATGGGAAATCCATCATATTATAGGTTGGCCATTTTGGGAGTTGTGCTTCAGAACTTGACCATCTGTTTGGCAGAAAATGTCCCTGCTAATTTTGTCTTTGGAGATTCATTGGTTGATGTGGGTAACAATAACTATATTGCTTCTCTTTCAAAAGCAAATTTCTTCCCAAATGGTATTGATTTTGGGGGTCCAACAGGAAGATATACAAATGGAAGAACTATAGTGGACATTTTAGGCA GTGAGGAAGTGGGATTTAATTTGACTCCTCCATACTTGGCCCCAACAACATCTGGACCAGTGGTTCTGCAAGGTGTCAATTATGCTTCTGGCGGAGGAGGCATTCTTAATGAATCTGGCCAAATTTTT AAAGAGACTATCGACCGCCTGGCTGtggaaaaagaaaccatcttggccaaattattatcggccgatgtTCAGCTTCGAAGCGTCAAGCAAAAAGGTTCGGCTCAGgctaagaggatcgaggagcttgaaacacAGCTTGCTGAAGCCAAGGTGGAGGTTGAGTCATCGAAAGTCATGGCGGACAAGTCCATTGCCGTGTATCGGGCTGATGCCAaggctgctcagatggaggcaTGA
- the LOC107820394 gene encoding GDSL esterase/lipase At4g16230 has protein sequence MIFVQNHMQRLYSLGARKVIVVNVGPIGCIPYQRAINPSAGDNCVNFPNGLAQLYNTQLRGLVSELSSKLTGSKFVYADAYGIVQDIIQNYSSYGFENANSACCSGGGRFGEIIPCGPSSKICANRSKYVFCDPYHPTDAANIIIAKRLLDGNSPDIWPMNVRQLFASS, from the exons ATGATTTTTGTTCAAAACCATATGCAGAGACTTTATAGTTTGGGTGCCAGGAAAGTAATAGTGGTGAATGTTGGGCCTATTGGGTGTATCCCCTACCAAAGGGCTATAAATCCATCGGCTGGAGATAACTGCGTAAATTTCCCAAATGGGCTTGCGCAATTATACAACACCCAATTGAGAGGGCTTGTGAGTGAACTCAGTTCCAAACTTACTGGATCAAAGTTTGTCTATGCAGATGCCTACGGAATAGTCCAAGACATCATTCAGAATTATTCATCTTATG GATTTGAGAATGCAAATTCAGCTTGCTGTTCTGGTGGTGGAAGATTTGGGGAAATAATTCCATGTGGTCCTTCATCTAAAATATGTGCAAATAGAAGCAAGTATGTGTTCTGTGATCCATACCATCCAACTGATGCAGCTAATATCATCATAGCAAAACGCCTACTGGACGGAAACTCTCCTGATATTTGGCCTATGAATGTCAGGCAGCTCTTTGCATCCTCCTAA